CCAAATGATTGGTCCTGTTTCATATTCTACGAATTCTCCGTTTCTGTCGACACATTTTCCGTTACTTTCCATATCTCCTTGCTGAAGATACGCCGCAAATCTGTCTAAATACTGAGAGTATGGTAAAACTGCATGGCTTGTTGCTGCATAAAAATTACGATACCAAATCCCCAATAATCCCATTAAAACAGGAACGTTTTCAGAAAAATCTGCTGTTTGGAAATGTTGGTCAGTATTTTCTGCTCCTTTTAATAATTGTTCAAAATTTTCATATCCTACAGAAAGTACAATACTTAATCCAATGGCACTCCACAGTGAATATCTTCCACCAACCCAGTCCCAGAATTCGAAGATGTTTTCTTCTGCGATTCCGAAATCTTTAACCGATTGAACATTAGTAGATAAAGCAACAAAATGTTTTGCCACATCTTCCTGTTTTCCTGCTTTTAAAAACCAGTCTTTTGCAGAATTTGCATTCGTCATTGTTTCTTGAGTCGTAAATGTTTTCGAAGCAATGATGAATAAAGTGGTTTCAGGATTTAAGTTCTTCACCACTTCAGCGATATGATTTCCATCGACATTTGAAACAAAATGAACATCTAATCTTGTTTTAAAATGTTTCAATGCAGAAACTACCATCACAGGCCCCAAATCTGAACCTCCGATTCCGATGTTTACCACATCTGTGATTTCTTTTTCGCTAAAACCTTTGTGCTCTCCTGAAATAATTTTTTCAGAAAAAGCTTTCATGTGATTTAAAACTCTTTTGATTTGAGGCTTAATATTTTCACCGTCAACCAAAATTTCCTTATCAGAAAAATCTCTTAATGCCGTATGTAAAACCGCTCTTCCTTCAGTTTCGTTGATTTTATCACCCGAAAACATTTTAGAAATAGCATCCTTCAACTGACATTCTTCTGCAAGAGTCAAAAGAAGTTCTTTTGTTCTAGAATCGATTAAGTTTTTAGAATAATCGAATAAGAAATTGTCTTTTTTAATAGAAAACTCTTCAAAACGGTTTGGGTTATACTGAAAAAGACTTCTCAGTTCAAAATCATTGTTTCCAAAATGTTCGTCTAGAGCTTTCCAGCTTTGAGTATGAGTAGGATTTATTTTAGATAGCATATTTAGCGTTAGATTAAAGGTTTTTTAGAAATTTATTTGAATAAAATTGTCTAAAATCCCCGTTGATAAATTCTGATTTGCAAATTTACGGAATTTTCGTGCAATGATGTTAATTGAGGATTAAAAATCGTTTTGAAGTCATTCTATGTAAATTCAAAATTTAAATTTTACCCGAAAAAATAAAACCTCCACAAAATGCAGAGGTTGGAAAAATCTATGTGGATAACCATAAGGTTAGGATGCCAAGTTTACTCTTCGTGGGCTTGAATTGATTTTTTATTAGACTTATTTTTTCTGTAAAAATAAAATGCAATACCTGCAATAATTATAATGGGCCAAATCGCTACCAATCCAACAAGAATTTTTTGAATTAAATAAAACCCTTCTACAAAAGCATTTTTTGCATCATAGATAAAATTGAATTTGTATTTATTATCGATGTTTTTTGAGTTTGTAACAGCAATTTCTGCAATTCTAAGTTTGGGTTCTTTAATAAAAAGGTCAACGGTGCTGTATTTCAGATTGTCGGTCACATCAAGATTTGCCAATTTCTGTTGATTTTCTTCCGACATGTTTTCGTCACTCATTTTCACTTTATCTTTTGTGGTTTTGAGTTCAGAAATATTCTCGCTGGTTTTCTTTATTCTTTGTCCTTCCATTTCAGCATATTTAATGCTTGATGTCACATCTTCTGCATTGATAATTCTAGAATTCAGGAAGAGTTTTTTATCATTAATTAAGGTTAAAAGTTCGCCTAATTTTGCCGTAGGAACTCTTACCTGCAGTGTGTTTTCTGTCTGATATTTTTTCACCAGCATCGCTTCTTCATTAGAAGTATTATAAGTGTCTTCTGAAACAACTCTGCTTTGCAAATTACTATGAGTAACAAATCCGCCAAGTTCCTGTACCGATTTTTCGATAGAAATGGTTGCATCATACACGTCTTTTACTTCCATGTCAACATTTGCTGTTTTGATGAATTGCTTGTCTTTCACAGACATGGTTGCAACTGAGGAGACACTGTCTGAAGTATTTAATACAGCAGAATCTGCAGATGTTGATACTTCGTAATCACTTGTGGTTGCCTCGCCTTTTTTACATGAATAAATTCCTAATAAAAGTACGGTTGCGATGGTTAATCTGATGTGCGTCGTTTTCATGATATTGATTTTTAATGTTTTTGCTTCATCCAAAGTTCCAGCAGAATCGTTTGTAATGTTTGAATATTGCAGGTAAATATTTTGTAAATAATTATTTAATTTAAATATTTGAAATTGAGTGTTTTGTAAAAATGCTTAAACAGTTTAAGAAGTATTTCGGATTGATTTTTGCTGATGTTTTACAAATTAAACCACAGAAATAATATGTCAAATACTTTTTCCAAAATCAGAAACGCTATAGAATTATTCCGATCAATAGATTTTGATCAGTTAAGTGCTATTTCTCAAAAGGTAGATTTGCCAAAACTGATGCAGAGTTTTTCTAAATTAGATAATAAACAGTTGCAGGGTTTGTCTAAAATGCTTGATCCCAACAAAAAAAGAAAAGAACTTCCGCCTATTGATGGTGATTTCTACGATATTTATCATACGTTGACTCCCGAACAAAGAGAAGTACAGCTGAAAGTAAGAGCATTTATGGAAAAAGAAGTTAAACCTTTAGTGAATCATTATTGGCTGAGAGATGAGTTTCCACATGAGCTGATTCCGAAATTTCAAAAGCTGGATATCTGTGGTGTGACATATGAAGGTTACGGTTGCAAAGGCATGCCTTTTTTAATGGAAGGAGTGATTGCGATGGAAATGGCAAGAATTGACGCTTCAATTGCAACATTTTTCGGGGTACAATCTGGTTTGGCAATGGGCTCCATTTATATTTGTGGTTCTGAAGAACAGAAGCAAAAATGGCTTCCTCAAATGCAAAAGTTCGAGAAAATTGGAGCTTTTGGATTGACTGAGCCTGAAGTAGGTTCTGGAGCAGCAGGAGGTTTAACGGTTACCTGTAAAAAAACTCCTGAAGGTTGGATTCTAAATGGCGAAAAAAAATGGATAGGGAATGCAACGTTTGCCGACATCATTATTATCTGGGCAAGAGATTTAGATGATGGAGAAGTGAAAGGTTTTATTGTTGAAAAAGATAATCCAGGGTTTTCAGTTGAAAAAATTAAAGGAAAAATGGCGCTTCGAATTGTGCAAAATGGATTGATTACATTAAAAGATTGTTTAGTGACTGAAGAAAACCGTTTGCAAAATGCCAATTCATTTAAAGATACTGCAAAAGTTTTGAGAATGACCCGAGCCGGAGTTGCTTGGATGGCGACAGGTTGCGCAAGAGGAGCTTACGAGAGTGCTTTAGCTTACACAAGAACACGAGAGCAGTTTGGAAAGCCGATTGCTTCTTTTCAAATGATTCAGGGACATTTAGTAGAAATGTTGTCGAATCTGACGGCGATGCAGACGATGGTGTTCAGGCTTTCTGAAATGCAGGATGAAGGGATTTTAAAGGATGAGCACGCTTCTTTAGCTAAAGTTTTCTGTACGATGAGAACGAGAGATGTTGTTTCCAGAGCACGAGAAGTGATGGGCGGAAACGGAATTTTACTAGAATATGATGTGGCGAGATTTGTTGCCGACTCAGAAGCTATTTATTCTTATGAAGGAACAAAAGAAATCAATTCACTGATTGTTGGTCGGTCAATTACCGGTTTCAGTGCATTTGTATAAAAATAAATGGTGAATGGTCAATTCGCTTTGCTTGTCAATTTTTGAAATTCACTTGCGAAATCAAATTCACTATTCACCATTGACTTTTCTATTTCAGTAAATCCCGATATTTTTCTTTGTTATCGATAATTATCCAAAGGTTTATTAAAAAAAGAACTCCTGCAATAGACATTCCCATTGTAGATTTATCCATCATAAAATTATGAATTACAATTCCTACCATGACGGGTAAAATAACAATAGCACCTAAAGCTCTAGTTTTTGGAAAGATAAATAATAAACCGCCAATAATTTCTACAATACCCACTAAAGGCATCAACCAGAAGATTTTTCCAAACGCTGCAAAAAGTTCCATTTGCTCGGGGCTTGGTTTTTCCATGGGCATGTAATTGAAGAACTTGTTTAATCCTGCATTAATGAACATTAATCCAAACAAAAGGCAGATAATAAGTTTAATAATTTTCATAATGTTATTTTTCATTAAAATTAAATAAAATTCTATTTCGTTATGAAAAAATCAAATAATTATTAAAATGGAAGAAAATTATTCATTATTTATTACCAATTACTCATGCCCTAATCCATTTCCTTTAAAGTAATGTTTTTAGAGATTTTGTAAGATTTTTTCTTTTTATGAGGCTTTTCTTCCTCACCCAGTAATTTTCCCCAAGGTTTTAAACCATCAACTCTTTCAAAAATAATTTTGATGATGGCAATTGCCGGAATACAAAGAAACATCCCCGAAATTCCCCAAAGATGCTCGCCTAAAAGAATTCCGATGAAAGAAAACAAAGCGTTGATTTTCACCTTTGAACCCACTACAAAAGGAAGGACGATATTTCCGTCGATGGCATGAACGATTACATAGCCAATCGCTACATAAACACAAGTAGAAACTGTACCTGTTGCAAATGCGATAAAACACGATACTAAGAGTGAAATTGCAATTCCTATATAGGGAATAACGTTTAATAATCCGGTTAAGACACCCAGTAAAATAGCATACTTTACTCCTAAAATAGTAAGGACTGTTGTTGAAAGTACAGAAACAATAATTACCTGCAGGCAAAGTCCTATGATATATCTTTTAGTCATGATTCTTACTTCCGAAACGACTTCCTGAACGCTTGCTTTATGTTTTTCGTTGAAAACATTAACGATGAAATTATTTAAAATTCGTCTATAATTTAAAATAAAGACAAAAAACAGAATAAAAAACGCTAAAAAGCCCAAACTCGTAGAAAAAACACTAAAAGTAAAACCTAAAATAATTCCTGATGAAGATAAAAGCTTGCTTAAACCTTGGTCTAAATAATCGAGTTGCTCATTAATCTTCACATTAAAAGTCTGTGATACCCAATTTTGCAGATTATGAAAAACCAAATTAAACTGTTTGCTGAGATGTGGAAGGTCTTTGCTGAAACTTGATAGTTGTGAGCCGAAGAAAAAAATCATTCCAGTAAGAATAATCAACATCATCATTACCGAAATAATTGTCGAAACAGACCTTGGAAAGCTTAATTTTCGCTCCATAAAATTAGCTAGCGGTAAAAAAAGCATAGCCATTAAAAATGCTAAAAAAAATGGTGCTAAAATGCTTTGCCCCAGTTTAATAAGATAACCGATTCCGATGATGGAAATCACTGCTAATGCAAGTTTTAGAAGAAATGGAAGTTTTATAAAATTCATAATTGATAATCTGCCGTATAAAAATAATAAAACCTCACCGTTTTCAGATGAGGTTTTACGTTTATTGTTGAAAATTTATTTTTCGATTGCTAGTTCTAGTACTTCTTTCATCCAGTTGACGTAGTTTACTTTCAGATTTTTCAGGTAGTCCTGTTTTATTTCTTCTACGTCTTTTCTGTTGGCTTCACAAAGAATCACTTCTTTGATTCCTGCTCTTGTTGCAGCGAGTAGTTTTTCTTTAATTCCACCTACAGGAAGTACTTTTCCTCTTAGTGTAATCTCGCCGGTCATGGCAAGATGAGGTTTTACTTTTTTGTTTTTAAAAGAAGAAACCATAGAAGTAAGCATGGCAATTCCCGCAGAAGGTCCGTCTTTTGGTGTTGCTCCTTCTGGTACGTGAACGTGGATGTTTTTCTTTTCTAAATCCTCTTCACTGATTCCTAAATCTTCATGCTTTGCTTTGATGTATTCTAGGGCAATTGTTGCAGATTCTTTCATTACCGTTCCCAGATTTCCGGTCATCGTAAGATTTCCTTTTCCGTTGCTGGTAATACTTTCAATGAATAAAATATCTCCACCTACACTCGTCCATGCCAATCCGGTTACTACTCCCGGAACATCTGTTAATTCAGACAAGCTTTTTGGTCTTGGAACACCTAAAATTTCGTCAACTTTATCAACGGTAATTTTAGCATCGTATTCTCTTTCCAAAGCGGTTTGCAAAGCAACCCAACGTGCGATAGCAGCAATTCTTTTTTCTAAAGTTCTTACGCCACTTTCCGAAGTGTGTGCCTCGATAATATGTTTTAATTCAGGATTTCCAAGTTTGAATGACTTTGCAGTCAAACCGTTTTCTTCCTGTTGTTTTTTTATTAAATGTCTCTTGGCGATTTCAATTTTTTCCTCTAGAGTATAGCCTGCAATCTGAATGATTTCCATTCTGTCTAAAAGCGGAGTCTGGATGGTAGAAAGTGAGTTAGCTGTTGCTAAAAACATCACTTTAGATAAATCATAACCCATTTCTAAGAAGTTATCATAGAAAGAGCTGTTTTGTTCAGGGTCAAGTACTTCAAGTAATGCTGAGCTCGGGTCGCCGTGCATTCCTTTTCCTACTTTATCAATTTCGTCTAAAACAATCACTGGGTTTGAAGTTCCCGATTTTTTAATAGACTGAAGAATTCTTCCCGCCATTGCACCGATGTAGGTTTTTCTATGACCGCGAATTTCGCTTTCGTCATGAAGTCCGCCCAAAGAAACACGCACGTATTTTCTTCCCAAAGCATCGGCAACCGATTTTCCGAGAGAAGTTTTACCAACTCCTGGAGGGCCTACCAAAAGTAAAATTGGCGATTTCATGTTATTTTTTAATTTTAAAACAGCCATGTGTTCTAAAATTCTTTTTTTAATATCTTCTAAACCAAAATGAGCTTTATCTAAAACTTTTTCAGCCTTTTCTATATCAAAAGTATCTTTTGTGAAAGTTTCCCAAGGTAAATCTGTAAAGAAATCTAAATAGTTTCTCTGAACATTATAATCCGGAGAATTAGGATTCTGACGCTGTAGTCGAGCAATTTCTTTTTGGAAATGTTCTTCTACTTCTGGTTTCCAGTTTTTGTCAGCCCCTTTTTTTACTAAATCTTCAATATCGCTTTCAGGGCCGCCTCCCAATTCGTCTTGGATGGTTCTGATTTGCTGATTTAAGAAATATTCTCTTTGTTGTTTGTCTAAATCTTTAGAAGTTTTTTGATGAATTTGATTTCTCAATTCCAATTTTCTGAAGTCCTCATGCATCATTTCGTAGCACTTATTGGCTCTTTCCATCAGACTTTTTTCTTCCAAAAGCTTTTGCTTTTCCAAGTAAGGAAAATTAGCATTTGTACTCACAAAATTCAACAAATCTTCGTTGTTGCTGATGTTTTTTATAGCAAAGTTGGCCGCATTCGGAATATTAGGGTCTAGCTCAATGATTTTTAGAGCTAAATCTTTAATGTTTTCCAACAACGCTTCGTATTCCTCTTTATTTTTAGGCTTTGTATCTTTTAATTTAGTGATTTCAGCTTTAAAATAAGGTTGAGAATCTACAACTTTTTTAATTTTAAATCGATGAAATCCTTTGGTAATAGCGGTAATATTTCCTTCCGGAAGTTTAATAATCTTAATGATTTTCGCTAAAGTTCCTGTGTGGTAAAGGTCTTTCTCGGTAGGCTGTTCTACATCAGATTTCTTCTGGCTTACAATTCCGATGTAATCACCGTTTTGTTGTGCTTCTTCAAGTAATTGTATAGAGGTCTTTCTTCCTGCAGTGATAGGAATTACAACATTCGGAAACATCACCATATTTCTTACAGGAAGTATAGGGAAAATGTTTTGCTCAGAGCTTTTCTCGTTATCTATATCCAAATCAGAAAGGTTGATTTCTTCAGCTACAATATTAAAACCGTCGCCAAGAATATCATCAAAATTTATATCTTCAAATTCTGTCATAATAAATCGAATGACAAATTGTCATCTTCAGTTTAAGTCGTTATAATGATAATTTACAATATGCTTAGAGAAAGCAATATGTATGAACTGTATATAAAGTTGACAATATTAATGCCATTTGTTAATCAACAAAAAATACGGTCAAAATTTCCATTTTAAGCGTATTTAAATTTTAAAAATTAAAAACACCACTTATATTTCTGTAATTTCTTAAAAATGTGTATTTTCGCACACTGATATAAAAACTATATTTACAAAATGGCAATTTTAGGACAGATTAGGAGTAGACCTTGGCTTTTGATGGGAATGATCGCATTGGCGCTTTTAGCGTTTTTGGTAAACCCGGAAAGCCTTGATAAGGTTTTTGGTAAAAACCCTGATGTTTTAGGAAAAGTAAATGGTGAGAAAATTACTCGTGAAGAGTATAATGACCAGCTTTTCGTATTACAACAGCAAGCGGATCAACAAGGGCAGCCGAAAAATGGTCTAGAAGAGCAGGCTTGGCAATTATTGGTGCAATCAAAGTTGGTAAAACAACAATTTGAAAAAATGGGCTTTGAAATGACAGATGATCTGTTTTGGAATCAGCTTCAGTTTGATCAAATGTTTGCGCAAAACCAACAGCTTTTTGACGAAAAAGGTAATTTCAAACTCCAGGAATTAAAAAAAGAAATTGAAACCCTACAGAATACAAACCCTGAAGGATACAATCAATGGTTGAAAACTAGAAAAACTATTGAGTACAGAATTATGGCAAGACAGGTTTTTGCTAATGTTTCTGCAGGTATTACTACAGGTAAAAAAGAAGCTGAAGAATTGATGAAAGAAAGAGATCAGCTTGCTGATATCGATTTTGTGAAAGTTGATTACGCTTCTTATCTTCAGAAAAATAAAATCAAAGTTACGACTGAGGATTTAGCAAACTATATCAAAGCGCATACGGTAATGTTTAAAACAGAGCCAAGCAGAAATTTAGGAATTGCATTTTTCCCTTCTCAGCCTAGTCCTGCGGATGAAGCTGCTGTACAGAAAGAAATTACTAAAATATTTTCTGGAGGTACTGATGCAAGTAATGGAAAAGAAAATTTCCAAAATACAACCAATGATTCAATGTTTGTAATGGCAAATTCAGATATGCCTTACAACAATACATATGTTCAGGCAAATCAAATGCCTCAAGGGTTACAAGGGAAAATCGAAACTGCAGCAATTGGTCAGGTTTTCGGACCTTACAAAGAGCAGAATCTTTATGTATTATCTAAATTAATAGATAAAAAACCTTCTGATTCTACCTTGTCAAACCATATCTTAATCGCTTACAAAGGTGCTGAAAGATCGACAGCGACAAGATCTAAAGAAGAAGCTAAGAAAATTGCTGACAGCTTAATGGCTGCGATTAAAGCAAACCCTGCGAAATTTGCAGAAGGTCTTAAGCTTTCTGATGAGCCAGGTGCTGTTGAAAGAAAAGGTAGTGTGGGATGGACGACTCCTCAAAGTCAGTTTGCTCCAGGATATTTAGCATTTTTGGCTAATAACCCTAAAGGTTCTACAGGTTTAGCTGAAACTGAATTTGGGTATCACATTATCAATGTAGAAGATAAAAAAGCTGGAACAATGGGCTACAAAATTGCTCATATTGTAAAAACAATCAAACCTTCTGAAGCTACAGAAGCTGAAGTTGATAAAAAAGCAAGAAGATTTATCCAGCAAATTCAAGGGAAGTCTTTCAACGATTTTGTGAATATTGCTAAAAAATCAAACTATCAATATTCTAATGCTAAATCAGCAAAAAGATTTGATGGTCAGCTTCAAGGTTTAGGAACTGATAAAGATGGTGAGATCATTGCTTGGGCTTTCGATAAAAAGAGAGAAAAAGGTGATACAGAATTCTTTACTGTAGAAGGAACCGGAGATAAAGTGGTTGTTTACTTAAACGGAAAACAAGAAAAAGGTCTTGCAGATCCAGAATCTGTAAGAGATCAGATAGAAACAATCGTTCAAAATAAATTAGCTGCTAAGCAGATTTCTGAAAAAATCGGTACTGCAGGTAGTTTAGATCAGGTTGCTACAAAATTTGCTACTACAAAACAATCTGCACAGGTTAATATGCTTAACCCTTCTGTAGCAGGTTCTATGGAGCCTAAAGTTGCAGGTGCTGCATTTGGTATCGCAAAAGGAAAAGTTTCAAACCCAATCGAAGGAGGTACAGGTGTTTATGTTATCGTTAAAAAGAATGAAACGATTAATAAGCAACCAGGCGATGTAAAACAATTTACAGAGTCAGTTACTCAAAGAAATGCAGGAATGTTTGGTCAATCTTGGTTAAAGAGCTTGCAAGACAATGCAGATATCGATGATTACAGAATTGAAATCTGGAGTAAAATGGGAAATCAACAGTAGGATTTTAATCTGAAAAATATAAAAGCGCCAAAGTAATTTGGCGCTTTTTTTGTATTTAACCCACTGCATTAAAGAGAAACATTAATTTAAAATGTGCTATATTTGCTACATTAGAAAAAATTTACCAAGTGAAATTCAGTAAAGAATTAAAGGCTGGTTTAATCGCGATTTTAGCTATTGTTGGCTTCGTGATTTTATTTCAGTTTATGAAAGGCAGAAGCCTTTTTACTACCGACAATATATTTTACGCAAAATATGATAATGTGGAAGGACTTACGCAGTCTTCTCCAGTTTCCATTAATGGTCTGAAAGTAGGGCAGGTTGATAAAATCATTCCTCAGACGACTAGTGACGGAAAAATACATTTCATCGTAAAGGTTACCGTAGATAATAATTTTGAGTTTTCAAAAAACTCTAATTTAGAAATTTTTGAGCCAAGCTTAATGGGCGGTAAAGAAATGAGAGTAAATCTTTTTTATGGTGGTCCTACTGCAAAAGATGGAGATACTTTAAAAGGGGCTTTCAAATTAGGAATGATGAACAGCCTTTCTTCACAAGTAGGTCCTGTAAAAGATCAATTACAAACTGTTTTGCATAGAGTAGATTCTTTGATGGCCAATGCTAATCAGGTAATGAATGCTCAAAACAGAGAAGAAATCAAAGTATTGCTTCACAACCTGAACAAAACGGTAGGAGCATTAGAAACTACAGCAGGAAGTGTAAACAAATTGGTTGGTAACAACGATCCTAAACTTCAGAAAGTTCTTGATGAAGCTAGTTTAACCATGAAAAGTGGTAAAACAACTTTAGATAAATACGGAAATCTTGCAGAAAGTATCGATACAAAACAACTGAATCAAACAATTGCCAATTTAGATCAAACTGTTGGAAAGTTAAACGGTGTGATTTCGGGTATTGACAGAGGTGAAGGTAGTTTAGGAAAGATTATGAAAGATGATCAGTTATACAATAATCTGAATTCTGCATCAACTAATCTGAATTCATTGCTTGAGGATATGAAAGCCAATCCTAAGAGATACATTAATTTCTCAGTTTTCGGTAAAAACAGTAAAGACTAAACATCTACTCTATGCAGTATCTTGATAATGTAATTTTTCTGATCTTACTGATTGCTGGTTTTGGGCTTTTTGGAAAAAGTCTTCTGAAAATCTACAGAAACATCAGGTTAGGACGAGAAATAAACCGCAGCGACAGAAAATCTGAACGTTGGGAAACCATGGCGAGAGTTGCTATGGGACAAAGTAGAATGTCAGCAAGGCCTGTAGCAGGTATTTTACACCTTTTTGTGTACGTTGGCTTCGTGATTATTAATATCGAATTGATCGAAATTATCGTTGACGGAATCTTCGGAACTCACCGTTTTCTAGCGACAATTTTCGGACATACTTTCTATAATTTTTTCACAGCAACTTTAGAAGTGTTAGCACTTTTAGTAATCGTTGGGGTAGTGCTTTTCTTTATCCGTAGAAATTTCTATGGAGTGAAAAGATTAACAATGAAAGAACTTTTCGGATGGCCGAAAAACGATGCCAACTGGATTTTAATCATTGAGTTTGCTTTAATGATGGCTTTCTTTACCATGAATTCTTCAGACTTCATTCTACAACAAAGAGGAGTTTTGGCAGCACATGGAAGCTTTCCGATAAGTGAAATGACTCTGGTTCCGTTTTTAGAAATTTTCAGTTTTGACAATATATTTTTAGAAATTGTTGAAAGAGGAGCTTGGTGGTTCCACTTCATAGGGATTCTGTTCTTTATGAATTACCTTTATTATTCTAAACATTTACATATCATTCTTGCGTTTCCAAGTACTTGGTATGCTAATCTTGATTTGTATGGAAAATTCAATAACCTTGAATCGGTTACCAAAGAAATAAAATTGATGATGGATCCTAATGCTGATCCTTACGCAGCTCCGGCTGAAGGTGCTGAAGAAGCTCCCTCAAAATTTGGTGCTGAAGATGTTTTTGATTTGAACCAGGTTCAGTTGCTGAATGCCTATTCTTGTACAGAATGCGGAAGATGTACCTCTGTTTGCCCTGCCAATGTAACAGGTAAAAAATTGTCTCCTAGAGCTATTTTAATGAAGACGAGAGACCGTTTGGAAGAAGTAGGTAGAAATATTGATAAAAACGGAAAGTTTGAAGACGATGGTAAAAAATTGTTGAACGACTACATCTCTAAAGAAGAACTTTGGGCTTGTACTACTTGTAACGCTTGTACTCAGGCTTGTCCGATACTTTTAGATCCGCTTTCTATTATTTTCGAAATGAGAAGATTCTTGGTGATGGAGCAATCTGCAGCGCCACAGGAATTAAATCTGATGATGACGAATGTAGAAAACAATGCTGCTCCTTGGCAATACAATCAGGCAGACCGTCTGAACTGGGCAAAAGACTAATTAATTTAACAATGTAGAAATGTAACGATGTAACAATCATTGGTAAACTGTTACACTGTTATATTGATAAATTTGAAACTGATATGGATTTCACTATAAAAACAATGGCAGATTATGCTGCCGAAGGAAAATCTCCGGAAGTTCTTTTCTGGGTAGGTTGCGCTGGAAGTTTCGATGACAGAGCCAAAAAAATAACCAAAGCATTCTGCAAAATTTTAAATAAAATAGGCGTTGAATTTGCTGTTTTAGGACAGGAAGAAAGCTGTACTGGTGACCCCGCAAAACGTGCCGGAAACGAATTTGTTTTCCAAATGATGGCAATGACGAATATTGAAGTTCTGAATGCTTACGAAGTTAAAAAAATCGTAACGGCTTGTCCGCACTGCTTCAATACACTTAAAAATGAATATCCTAGTTTAGGTGGAAACTATGAAGTCATTCATCATACTCAATTTTTAAAAGAATTGATGAATG
The sequence above is a segment of the Chryseobacterium turcicum genome. Coding sequences within it:
- the lon gene encoding endopeptidase La, producing MTEFEDINFDDILGDGFNIVAEEINLSDLDIDNEKSSEQNIFPILPVRNMVMFPNVVIPITAGRKTSIQLLEEAQQNGDYIGIVSQKKSDVEQPTEKDLYHTGTLAKIIKIIKLPEGNITAITKGFHRFKIKKVVDSQPYFKAEITKLKDTKPKNKEEYEALLENIKDLALKIIELDPNIPNAANFAIKNISNNEDLLNFVSTNANFPYLEKQKLLEEKSLMERANKCYEMMHEDFRKLELRNQIHQKTSKDLDKQQREYFLNQQIRTIQDELGGGPESDIEDLVKKGADKNWKPEVEEHFQKEIARLQRQNPNSPDYNVQRNYLDFFTDLPWETFTKDTFDIEKAEKVLDKAHFGLEDIKKRILEHMAVLKLKNNMKSPILLLVGPPGVGKTSLGKSVADALGRKYVRVSLGGLHDESEIRGHRKTYIGAMAGRILQSIKKSGTSNPVIVLDEIDKVGKGMHGDPSSALLEVLDPEQNSSFYDNFLEMGYDLSKVMFLATANSLSTIQTPLLDRMEIIQIAGYTLEEKIEIAKRHLIKKQQEENGLTAKSFKLGNPELKHIIEAHTSESGVRTLEKRIAAIARWVALQTALEREYDAKITVDKVDEILGVPRPKSLSELTDVPGVVTGLAWTSVGGDILFIESITSNGKGNLTMTGNLGTVMKESATIALEYIKAKHEDLGISEEDLEKKNIHVHVPEGATPKDGPSAGIAMLTSMVSSFKNKKVKPHLAMTGEITLRGKVLPVGGIKEKLLAATRAGIKEVILCEANRKDVEEIKQDYLKNLKVNYVNWMKEVLELAIEK
- a CDS encoding peptidylprolyl isomerase — protein: MAILGQIRSRPWLLMGMIALALLAFLVNPESLDKVFGKNPDVLGKVNGEKITREEYNDQLFVLQQQADQQGQPKNGLEEQAWQLLVQSKLVKQQFEKMGFEMTDDLFWNQLQFDQMFAQNQQLFDEKGNFKLQELKKEIETLQNTNPEGYNQWLKTRKTIEYRIMARQVFANVSAGITTGKKEAEELMKERDQLADIDFVKVDYASYLQKNKIKVTTEDLANYIKAHTVMFKTEPSRNLGIAFFPSQPSPADEAAVQKEITKIFSGGTDASNGKENFQNTTNDSMFVMANSDMPYNNTYVQANQMPQGLQGKIETAAIGQVFGPYKEQNLYVLSKLIDKKPSDSTLSNHILIAYKGAERSTATRSKEEAKKIADSLMAAIKANPAKFAEGLKLSDEPGAVERKGSVGWTTPQSQFAPGYLAFLANNPKGSTGLAETEFGYHIINVEDKKAGTMGYKIAHIVKTIKPSEATEAEVDKKARRFIQQIQGKSFNDFVNIAKKSNYQYSNAKSAKRFDGQLQGLGTDKDGEIIAWAFDKKREKGDTEFFTVEGTGDKVVVYLNGKQEKGLADPESVRDQIETIVQNKLAAKQISEKIGTAGSLDQVATKFATTKQSAQVNMLNPSVAGSMEPKVAGAAFGIAKGKVSNPIEGGTGVYVIVKKNETINKQPGDVKQFTESVTQRNAGMFGQSWLKSLQDNADIDDYRIEIWSKMGNQQ
- a CDS encoding MlaD family protein; the encoded protein is MKFSKELKAGLIAILAIVGFVILFQFMKGRSLFTTDNIFYAKYDNVEGLTQSSPVSINGLKVGQVDKIIPQTTSDGKIHFIVKVTVDNNFEFSKNSNLEIFEPSLMGGKEMRVNLFYGGPTAKDGDTLKGAFKLGMMNSLSSQVGPVKDQLQTVLHRVDSLMANANQVMNAQNREEIKVLLHNLNKTVGALETTAGSVNKLVGNNDPKLQKVLDEASLTMKSGKTTLDKYGNLAESIDTKQLNQTIANLDQTVGKLNGVISGIDRGEGSLGKIMKDDQLYNNLNSASTNLNSLLEDMKANPKRYINFSVFGKNSKD
- a CDS encoding (Fe-S)-binding protein, whose amino-acid sequence is MQYLDNVIFLILLIAGFGLFGKSLLKIYRNIRLGREINRSDRKSERWETMARVAMGQSRMSARPVAGILHLFVYVGFVIINIELIEIIVDGIFGTHRFLATIFGHTFYNFFTATLEVLALLVIVGVVLFFIRRNFYGVKRLTMKELFGWPKNDANWILIIEFALMMAFFTMNSSDFILQQRGVLAAHGSFPISEMTLVPFLEIFSFDNIFLEIVERGAWWFHFIGILFFMNYLYYSKHLHIILAFPSTWYANLDLYGKFNNLESVTKEIKLMMDPNADPYAAPAEGAEEAPSKFGAEDVFDLNQVQLLNAYSCTECGRCTSVCPANVTGKKLSPRAILMKTRDRLEEVGRNIDKNGKFEDDGKKLLNDYISKEELWACTTCNACTQACPILLDPLSIIFEMRRFLVMEQSAAPQELNLMMTNVENNAAPWQYNQADRLNWAKD